Proteins encoded within one genomic window of Ignavibacteria bacterium:
- a CDS encoding MFS transporter: protein MKNPLLIAIFGIAVAGITFGLVSPVTVILLETNHTPSWVTGLVTTMLYISIVLFSSLTGKLIEKYNIKKVLSWGLLIVSVCSIGLIFWRNYYILFPARFLQGIGVTFIFVATEVLINTTSDETNRGKNIGLYVMFLSIGIAVGTMLIWTVRIYEWLPFVIGALTILFVYIFEWFLLVELKPVEELEKKEANFPFKMMPVVALFSSAVYGIFESSITIVIPLFGLRSRFSEEEVSLFLGAYVIGGIILLYLIGRASDRISKFKLLLIVSGVLSILFLLPGFFPDRVLLTVIFFIIGGFVPAFYTVGLTYTVERVDKAYVAQANGHFAMSYGIGTLAGPVAGSMLVEFNRQYAFWIASAILCLSFLVYFSFFYGRKNRLRP, encoded by the coding sequence ATGAAAAACCCTCTTCTTATAGCCATTTTCGGGATTGCAGTAGCCGGAATTACATTCGGACTGGTATCTCCTGTAACTGTAATACTCCTGGAGACAAATCATACGCCAAGCTGGGTTACGGGACTTGTAACAACAATGCTTTACATAAGCATAGTACTGTTTTCAAGCCTTACGGGAAAGCTTATAGAAAAGTACAATATAAAGAAGGTACTTTCCTGGGGGCTCCTGATAGTTTCTGTATGTTCAATAGGGCTCATTTTCTGGCGGAATTACTACATTCTTTTTCCCGCAAGGTTTCTTCAGGGGATAGGTGTTACATTCATCTTTGTTGCCACCGAAGTGCTCATAAATACAACAAGCGACGAGACAAACCGCGGGAAAAACATCGGGCTTTATGTAATGTTCCTTTCCATTGGAATTGCCGTAGGCACGATGCTTATCTGGACGGTCAGGATCTATGAGTGGCTTCCTTTTGTAATAGGCGCACTGACGATATTGTTTGTCTATATTTTTGAATGGTTCCTTCTTGTGGAATTAAAGCCGGTTGAGGAACTGGAGAAAAAGGAGGCAAACTTCCCCTTTAAGATGATGCCCGTTGTTGCCCTGTTTTCCTCAGCCGTTTACGGGATCTTTGAGTCGTCCATTACCATTGTAATCCCATTATTCGGGCTAAGGAGCCGCTTTTCGGAAGAAGAGGTATCTCTTTTCCTGGGGGCTTACGTCATTGGGGGTATAATTCTTCTATACCTGATCGGGCGCGCTTCGGACAGGATATCCAAGTTCAAGCTTCTTCTTATAGTCTCAGGGGTCTTAAGCATTTTATTCCTTCTTCCGGGATTTTTTCCCGACAGGGTGCTCCTGACGGTAATATTTTTCATAATCGGGGGATTTGTGCCGGCATTTTACACCGTGGGCTTAACCTACACGGTTGAACGGGTGGATAAAGCTTACGTTGCGCAGGCAAACGGGCACTTTGCCATGTCGTATGGGATCGGGACGCTCGCAGGTCCCGTTGCGGGCTCCATGCTTGTGGAATTTAACCGCCAGTACGCATTCTGGATCGCCTCGGCTATTCTGTGCCTTTCATTCCTGGTTTATTTTTCCTTCTTCTACGGCAGGAAAAACAGGCTCAGGCCGTGA